From Pseudomonas hefeiensis, one genomic window encodes:
- a CDS encoding sugar ABC transporter substrate-binding protein — MKTKTRIASLALSLMLTSGAALADLKIGVSMSQFDDTWLTYLRESMDSKAKSLPDDVTLQFEDARSDVVKQLSQVENFISQKVDAIIVNPVDTAATQRITQAAVAAGIPLVYVNRRPDDLKLPAGVVTVASDDLEAGRMQMQYLADKMGGKGNIVILLGDLANNSTTNRTKGVKEVLAKYPGIKIEQEQTGIWSRDKGMTLVNDWLTQGREFNAVVSNNDEMAIGAAMALKGAGKEKGSVLIAGVDGTPDGLNAVKKGEMAVSVFQDAKGQADGSIDTAVKMVKKQPVEQAVWVPYRLITPENVDQFK; from the coding sequence ATGAAGACCAAGACCCGTATCGCCTCGCTGGCCCTGTCGTTGATGCTCACCAGCGGCGCCGCCCTGGCGGACCTGAAGATCGGCGTCAGCATGTCCCAGTTCGATGACACCTGGCTGACGTACCTGCGTGAGTCGATGGACAGCAAAGCCAAGTCCCTGCCGGACGACGTCACCTTGCAGTTCGAAGACGCACGCAGTGATGTGGTCAAGCAACTGAGTCAGGTGGAAAACTTTATCAGCCAGAAGGTCGACGCAATCATCGTCAACCCGGTGGACACTGCCGCCACCCAGCGCATAACCCAGGCCGCCGTCGCCGCCGGTATCCCGTTGGTGTACGTCAATCGTCGTCCCGACGACCTGAAGCTGCCCGCTGGCGTGGTGACCGTGGCGTCCGACGATCTGGAAGCCGGCCGGATGCAGATGCAATACCTGGCCGACAAGATGGGTGGCAAGGGCAACATCGTGATTCTGCTGGGTGACCTGGCGAACAACTCCACCACCAACCGCACCAAGGGCGTCAAGGAAGTGCTGGCCAAGTACCCGGGCATCAAGATCGAGCAAGAGCAGACCGGTATCTGGTCGCGGGATAAAGGCATGACACTGGTGAACGACTGGCTGACTCAGGGTCGTGAGTTCAATGCCGTGGTCTCCAACAACGACGAAATGGCCATCGGCGCGGCCATGGCACTCAAGGGTGCCGGCAAGGAGAAAGGCAGCGTACTGATCGCCGGGGTCGATGGCACGCCGGACGGCCTGAACGCCGTGAAGAAAGGCGAGATGGCGGTCTCGGTGTTCCAGGACGCCAAGGGCCAGGCCGACGGCTCCATCGATACGGCGGTGAAAATGGTCAAGAAGCAGCCCGTCGAGCAGGCCGTGTGGGTGCCGTATCGCCTGATCACCCCGGAGAACGTCGACCAGTTCAAGTGA
- a CDS encoding Gfo/Idh/MocA family protein, whose product MRIGLVGYGKGGRFFHAPLISSLPGATFVGVVTRSAERRQQLANEHPHAQAFDTLEQLVAAGVDAVVVSTPLDGRPAVVMQAIELGVAVVSDKPFALDAAQAEAMVLAAEQRNVPLTVYQNRRWDSDYLTLRKLLESAALGQVIRFESSVERYSPASVGKGSGGGFLRDLGSHLVDQALQLFGPVTRVYAELDYRQPDQTFDNGFFMCLTHASGVLSHLSGSCLQNAPRPRFRVSGTEGCYTVEGLDGQEAQALAGLSPATEGERWGSEEHRRWGWFEQGSERERVASERGCWMAFYQSLQTALQNAGPLPVQARDALATTRILDAARQSAEQGEVVMLSTPVGHGIKNE is encoded by the coding sequence ATGCGCATCGGACTAGTAGGCTACGGCAAGGGCGGGCGGTTTTTCCATGCGCCGCTGATCAGCAGTCTGCCCGGGGCTACGTTTGTCGGCGTGGTGACGCGGTCCGCTGAGCGGCGCCAGCAACTGGCGAATGAGCACCCGCACGCCCAAGCCTTCGACACCCTCGAACAGTTGGTGGCCGCAGGCGTCGATGCGGTGGTGGTGTCCACGCCGCTGGACGGTCGTCCGGCCGTGGTCATGCAGGCCATTGAACTGGGTGTGGCGGTGGTCAGCGACAAACCTTTCGCCCTTGATGCCGCACAGGCCGAGGCGATGGTGCTGGCCGCCGAGCAGCGCAACGTGCCGCTGACCGTGTATCAGAATCGCCGCTGGGATTCGGACTACCTGACCTTGCGCAAACTGCTGGAGTCCGCTGCGCTGGGGCAAGTCATTCGTTTTGAGTCCAGCGTCGAGCGCTATTCGCCTGCCTCAGTCGGCAAAGGCAGCGGCGGCGGGTTTCTGCGGGACCTGGGTAGCCATCTGGTGGACCAGGCGCTGCAATTGTTCGGGCCGGTGACCAGGGTGTACGCCGAGCTGGATTACCGACAACCCGACCAGACGTTCGACAACGGCTTTTTTATGTGCCTGACCCATGCCAGCGGCGTGCTTTCCCACCTGAGCGGCAGTTGCCTGCAAAACGCACCGCGCCCGCGCTTTCGGGTCAGCGGCACCGAGGGCTGTTACACCGTCGAGGGCCTGGACGGGCAGGAGGCCCAGGCGCTGGCTGGGTTGAGCCCGGCGACCGAGGGTGAGCGCTGGGGGAGCGAAGAGCATCGGCGCTGGGGCTGGTTCGAGCAAGGTAGCGAGCGCGAGCGTGTGGCGTCGGAGCGCGGCTGCTGGATGGCGTTCTACCAGAGCCTGCAAACCGCCTTGCAGAACGCCGGCCCGCTGCCAGTGCAAGCTCGTGATGCACTGGCGACCACGCGCATTCTGGACGCGGCAAGGCAGAGCGCCGAACAGGGTGAAGTGGTGATGTTATCCACGCCTGTCGGCCATGGAATAAAAAACGAATAA